A part of Pantoea vagans genomic DNA contains:
- a CDS encoding ABC transporter permease: protein MNTLLLPWRFLQSLSWSGRLGLIMSLFWLLMAVFGTPLAPHSIDDIGGGPLMGGMTADNLLGTDYLGRDMLSRILYGAKFSIGLALSAALLASLIGTLLALLAAVTGRWLEELLGRVNDALLVLPGKVLSLMIVAVFGSSLPMLILTAVFTYWPGAFRIAFAMASSLRSMDYVRASRLRGESRWYIAIHDILPNMVHPMLTDFGLRFVYIVLLLSGLSFLGLGVQPPYADWGTLVRENMQGLFDGSPAVLMPALAIASLTIGANLFIDSLQAMRPMTLAKEGA from the coding sequence ATGAATACACTCTTGTTGCCCTGGCGTTTCTTACAGTCGCTCTCCTGGTCGGGCCGGCTGGGTCTGATCATGTCGCTGTTCTGGCTGCTGATGGCGGTATTTGGCACGCCACTGGCCCCGCACAGCATTGATGACATCGGCGGCGGCCCGCTGATGGGCGGCATGACGGCCGATAACCTGCTGGGGACCGACTACCTGGGGCGCGACATGCTGAGCCGTATCCTCTACGGCGCGAAGTTCTCCATCGGCCTGGCGCTGAGTGCGGCGCTTCTGGCCAGCCTGATCGGCACGCTGCTGGCCCTGCTGGCGGCGGTAACGGGACGCTGGCTGGAGGAGCTGCTGGGCCGCGTCAACGATGCCCTGCTGGTGCTGCCGGGCAAGGTACTGTCGCTGATGATTGTCGCGGTGTTTGGCTCCTCGCTGCCTATGCTGATCCTGACGGCGGTGTTCACCTACTGGCCGGGCGCATTCCGCATTGCTTTTGCCATGGCCAGCTCGCTGCGCAGCATGGATTACGTCCGGGCATCACGGCTGCGGGGCGAAAGCCGCTGGTATATCGCCATTCACGATATCCTGCCTAATATGGTGCACCCGATGCTGACGGACTTTGGCCTGCGCTTTGTCTACATCGTGCTGCTGCTGAGCGGCCTGAGCTTCCTCGGCCTGGGGGTGCAGCCGCCGTACGCCGACTGGGGCACGCTGGTACGTGAAAATATGCAGGGGCTGTTTGATGGCTCGCCCGCGGTACTGATGCCCGCACTGGCAATTGCCAGCCTGACCATTGGCGCCAACCTGTTTATTGACAGCCTGCAGGCGATGCGTCCGATGACGCTGGCGAAGGAGGGAGCATGA
- a CDS encoding M20 aminoacylase family protein, translated as MEHLVALRRDLHTHPELGFQEQRTSDIVANFLHQLGIEVHRGIGKTGVVGILKKGSSERMIGLRADMDALPMQDQSGTEWQSQAEQVSHACGHDGHTVMLLGAAEKLARDVSFDGSVCFIFQPAEEGLAGAKAMIDDGLFSRFPCEAVYAIHNWPELPLGQVETRPGPIMAAADRFDIRVLGGGGHAAQPHLTRDTLLATSELVVQLNTLVSRALDPCETALLTVTRMQGGFSHNMIPAEASITGTVRTFSPAAQDTIEARLRQMAEHVTAAHGLHAEVSYQRYYPATVNSATEAQFCLEALTQADIPADTAARPALTSEDFAFMLQARPGAYLWLGSAPCKPLHHAAYDFNDALIPHGVNVFVALVRQALAEKFPC; from the coding sequence ATGGAACATTTAGTGGCACTGCGCCGCGACCTGCATACGCACCCGGAACTGGGTTTTCAGGAGCAGCGCACCAGCGACATCGTGGCGAACTTCCTGCACCAGCTGGGCATTGAGGTGCATCGCGGCATCGGTAAAACCGGCGTGGTCGGGATACTGAAGAAGGGCAGCAGTGAACGCATGATTGGCCTGCGCGCCGACATGGATGCGCTGCCGATGCAGGACCAGAGCGGCACGGAATGGCAAAGTCAGGCAGAGCAGGTGAGTCATGCCTGTGGCCACGATGGTCATACCGTGATGCTGCTGGGTGCCGCTGAAAAACTGGCGCGGGACGTCAGCTTTGACGGCAGCGTCTGCTTTATCTTCCAGCCAGCCGAAGAAGGACTGGCGGGTGCAAAAGCGATGATCGACGACGGTCTGTTCAGCCGCTTTCCCTGTGAGGCGGTCTACGCCATTCACAACTGGCCGGAACTGCCGCTCGGTCAGGTAGAGACCCGCCCTGGCCCGATTATGGCGGCGGCCGACCGCTTTGATATCCGGGTGCTGGGCGGTGGCGGTCACGCCGCGCAGCCTCACCTGACGCGTGACACTTTGCTGGCGACCAGTGAACTGGTGGTGCAGCTCAATACGCTGGTTTCACGCGCTTTGGATCCGTGCGAAACCGCGCTGCTTACCGTCACACGGATGCAGGGCGGCTTTTCACACAACATGATCCCGGCCGAGGCGAGTATCACCGGCACGGTGCGTACCTTCAGCCCGGCGGCCCAGGATACGATTGAAGCACGGCTGCGCCAGATGGCGGAGCACGTCACGGCGGCTCATGGGTTGCACGCAGAGGTGAGCTATCAGCGTTACTACCCGGCGACGGTGAACAGCGCGACGGAAGCGCAGTTTTGCCTGGAAGCGCTGACGCAGGCAGATATCCCGGCTGACACCGCGGCCAGACCCGCGCTCACCTCGGAAGATTTCGCATTTATGCTACAGGCGCGTCCCGGTGCCTATCTGTGGCTGGGATCGGCACCCTGTAAGCCATTGCACCATGCCGCATATGACTTCAACGATGCGCTGATCCCGCATGGCGTTAACGTTTTTGTCGCGCTGGTACGCCAGGCGCTGGCAGAGAAATTTCCCTGCTGA
- a CDS encoding 2-hydroxyacid dehydrogenase, with amino-acid sequence MHIVYKSEPERGRIWQRWLAEHAPDIQLHLWPETGDQEQVEALVAWQPPEDIPALFPRLKLLFSVGAGADQFDFSALPPDLPVIRMIEPGLTQGMVEYVTFAVLGLHRDMPRYFHQQRQQQWQPHAAIPAGQRRVGVMGLGELGQAALAQLVALGFDCAGWSRTPRECPGVRCWYGNDQLADFLAHSEILVCLLPLTDTTQGLLNQSLFSQLPHGAALVQAGRGPQLNDDDLLKALESGQLRAAVVDVTDPEPLPPGHPFWHHPAIWLTPHIASQTQNESAIAALLENLRRYQRGEPLHGEIDRSRGY; translated from the coding sequence ATGCATATCGTCTATAAATCGGAGCCGGAACGTGGGCGGATCTGGCAGCGCTGGCTGGCGGAACATGCGCCTGATATTCAGCTGCATCTCTGGCCGGAGACCGGTGATCAGGAGCAGGTTGAGGCGCTGGTCGCCTGGCAGCCACCCGAAGACATTCCGGCACTGTTTCCCCGGCTGAAACTGCTGTTCTCGGTGGGGGCGGGTGCCGACCAGTTTGATTTCAGCGCGCTGCCGCCTGACCTGCCGGTGATAAGAATGATCGAGCCGGGCCTGACGCAGGGCATGGTGGAATATGTCACCTTCGCGGTGCTCGGTCTGCATCGCGACATGCCGCGCTATTTCCATCAGCAGCGCCAGCAGCAGTGGCAGCCTCATGCAGCCATACCTGCCGGGCAGCGTCGGGTCGGCGTGATGGGGCTGGGCGAACTGGGGCAGGCTGCGTTAGCGCAGCTGGTGGCGCTGGGCTTTGACTGCGCAGGCTGGAGCCGCACACCGCGCGAGTGCCCCGGCGTGCGCTGCTGGTACGGCAACGATCAACTCGCTGACTTCCTGGCGCACAGCGAGATTCTGGTCTGCCTGCTGCCGCTGACCGACACCACTCAGGGTTTACTGAATCAGTCGCTGTTCAGCCAGCTACCGCACGGCGCGGCGCTGGTACAGGCCGGGCGCGGCCCGCAGCTGAATGATGATGATCTGCTGAAGGCACTGGAGAGCGGTCAGCTGCGTGCCGCCGTCGTTGACGTCACCGATCCGGAGCCGTTACCGCCGGGCCATCCCTTCTGGCACCATCCCGCCATCTGGCTGACGCCGCACATTGCCAGCCAGACGCAGAATGAGAGCGCCATTGCGGCGCTGCTGGAGAACCTGCGGCGCTACCAGCGTGGCGAGCCGCTGCACGGTGAGATTGACCGTTCGCGAGGATATTAA
- a CDS encoding GNAT family N-acetyltransferase, with product MSLTIRAMTPDDIETCFTLTQLLKWPHRREDWQLALQLGEGTVIEEQGKLIGSAVLWRWGDHAATVGLVIIDNQQQGRGLGKQLMLAQLEKVPDVNVRLHATEMGKGLYEKLGFVSCGEIRQHQTRAVTTLPEVVIPAGLKLRPATAADHDTLVTLDQQAHGMHRPALIEHLLRDCQTVLLQDAQQRIQGFASLRRFGHGWAIGPVIAADFSMAQALVASLMQSLQGEFLRIDTDAALPMAAWLDSLGIPQVDAPTTMVRGTPWTPQGMQAFGLMTQAMA from the coding sequence ATGAGCCTGACCATACGCGCAATGACGCCAGATGATATTGAAACCTGTTTCACCTTAACGCAGCTGCTGAAATGGCCCCATCGCCGTGAAGACTGGCAGCTGGCGCTGCAGCTGGGCGAGGGCACGGTAATAGAAGAGCAGGGCAAACTGATTGGCAGCGCAGTACTCTGGCGCTGGGGTGACCATGCCGCCACGGTGGGACTGGTGATTATCGATAACCAGCAGCAGGGACGCGGCCTCGGCAAGCAGCTGATGCTGGCGCAGCTGGAAAAAGTGCCCGACGTTAACGTGCGTCTGCATGCCACCGAAATGGGCAAAGGGCTGTATGAGAAGCTTGGGTTTGTCAGTTGTGGTGAGATCCGCCAGCACCAGACGCGTGCCGTGACCACGCTGCCAGAGGTGGTGATACCCGCGGGGCTGAAACTGCGCCCGGCGACAGCAGCCGATCATGACACGCTGGTGACGCTGGATCAGCAGGCGCACGGCATGCATCGCCCGGCGCTGATTGAGCATCTGCTGCGCGACTGCCAGACAGTGCTGTTGCAGGATGCGCAGCAGCGGATTCAGGGCTTTGCCAGCCTGCGCCGCTTTGGTCACGGCTGGGCGATAGGCCCGGTGATCGCAGCAGACTTTTCGATGGCTCAGGCACTGGTCGCCTCGCTAATGCAGTCGCTGCAGGGTGAATTTCTGCGCATCGACACCGACGCCGCGCTGCCGATGGCCGCCTGGCTTGACAGTCTTGGCATTCCGCAGGTCGATGCGCCCACCACCATGGTGCGCGGCACGCCCTGGACGCCGCAGGGTATGCAGGCATTTGGACTGATGACGCAGGCGATGGCCTGA
- a CDS encoding ABC transporter ATP-binding protein, with protein MNVTPHTAMPVISVDKLRVTAQTDRGEEIDLVSDIHFTVQKGEVLALIGESGSGKTTIAMALMGYARNGCRIAEGNIHVAGTDVNSLTPGQLRAFRGNKVAYIAQSAAASFNPGMKILDQVIEPVVIHGTMTRKDAKAKAIGLFRELALPNPETIGDRFPHQVSGGQLQRLMTAMALIGDPDVVILDEPTTALDVTTQVEVLKAFRRVVVQRGVTAIYVSHDLAVVAQMADRILVLLRGKMAEYGSTAHLIGAPQAEYTRLLMEAARQKERPSNWCPAAADIQPLLEVRDLNAGYGPRNSDGQPKIRILEEINLKLWKGQATGIIGESGSGKTTLAHAIAGLNAPSHGHILFNGHYIAGDMQKRPDNELRRIQYVFQMADTALNPAHSVERILSRPLTLFHGLSGAARQQRLYQLLDLVQLPRSVLWRRPWALSGGQKQRVNLARALAAEPDLILCDEVTSALDTVVAAAVLDLISELRRELGLSVIFISHDMHAVRAVCDEIVVMKSGRIVTQLARNDYDKPTSELYFERLKRAVPELRQGWLDEHEEILKAE; from the coding sequence ATGAACGTGACACCACATACCGCTATGCCGGTGATTTCGGTGGATAAACTGCGCGTTACCGCGCAGACCGATCGCGGCGAAGAGATCGACCTTGTGTCGGACATTCACTTCACGGTGCAGAAGGGCGAGGTGCTGGCGCTGATTGGCGAATCCGGCTCCGGAAAAACCACCATCGCCATGGCACTGATGGGCTATGCCCGCAATGGTTGCCGCATCGCTGAGGGCAATATTCACGTTGCGGGTACCGACGTTAACAGCCTGACGCCGGGCCAGCTGCGCGCGTTTCGCGGTAACAAGGTCGCCTATATCGCCCAGAGCGCCGCGGCGTCATTTAATCCGGGCATGAAGATCCTCGACCAGGTGATTGAGCCGGTGGTTATTCACGGCACGATGACCCGCAAAGACGCGAAAGCCAAAGCGATCGGCCTGTTCCGTGAGCTGGCGCTGCCCAATCCTGAGACCATTGGCGACCGGTTCCCGCACCAGGTGTCGGGCGGTCAGTTACAGCGCCTGATGACGGCGATGGCGCTGATTGGCGATCCCGACGTCGTGATCCTGGATGAGCCCACGACCGCGCTGGATGTCACCACGCAGGTGGAAGTGCTGAAGGCGTTTCGCCGCGTGGTGGTGCAGCGCGGCGTCACCGCGATCTACGTCAGTCACGATCTGGCCGTGGTGGCACAGATGGCTGACCGGATTCTGGTGCTGCTGCGCGGTAAAATGGCGGAGTATGGCAGTACCGCGCACCTGATTGGCGCGCCGCAGGCGGAATACACGCGACTGCTGATGGAAGCGGCACGGCAGAAAGAGCGGCCCAGCAACTGGTGTCCGGCTGCCGCCGATATTCAGCCGCTACTGGAAGTGCGCGATCTTAACGCCGGTTACGGCCCGCGCAACAGCGACGGCCAGCCGAAAATACGCATTCTGGAGGAGATTAACCTTAAGCTGTGGAAAGGGCAGGCGACTGGCATCATCGGCGAGTCAGGCTCGGGCAAAACGACGCTGGCTCATGCGATTGCCGGTCTCAACGCGCCAAGCCACGGGCATATCCTGTTTAACGGCCACTATATTGCCGGCGATATGCAGAAACGTCCTGACAACGAGCTGCGGCGCATTCAGTATGTATTCCAGATGGCAGATACCGCGCTGAATCCGGCCCACAGCGTTGAGCGTATCCTGTCGCGGCCGCTGACGCTGTTTCATGGCCTGAGTGGTGCAGCCCGGCAGCAGCGACTTTATCAGCTGCTGGATCTGGTGCAGCTGCCGCGCAGCGTGCTGTGGCGGCGTCCCTGGGCGCTCTCCGGCGGTCAGAAGCAGCGCGTCAATCTGGCGCGTGCGCTGGCAGCGGAGCCGGATCTGATTTTGTGCGATGAAGTGACCTCGGCGCTGGATACCGTGGTCGCCGCCGCCGTCCTCGACTTAATCAGCGAACTGCGTCGCGAACTGGGGCTCTCGGTGATCTTCATCAGCCACGACATGCATGCGGTGCGCGCGGTGTGCGACGAAATTGTGGTGATGAAAAGCGGTCGCATCGTCACCCAGCTGGCACGCAATGACTACGACAAGCCGACCAGCGAGCTGTATTTCGAGCGGCTGAAACGCGCGGTGCCGGAGCTGCGTCAGGGCTGGCTGGATGAACATGAAGAGATTTTAAAAGCGGAGTGA
- the gabT gene encoding 4-aminobutyrate--2-oxoglutarate transaminase — MQNVMAEQQAYSDNSLLLDAREQNVPRGVVTAHPLVIERARGSEVWDVEGNRYLDFVGGIGVLNVGHNHPAVVNAVTRQLGLVSHACFQVVAYPGYIELAQRLNKLVGGDEAYKSVFFTSGAEAVENAVKIARSYTQRPGIIAFDGAFHGRTLLGVTLTGMSAPYKQNFGPFPGDIYRLPFPNPLHGVTEADCLKALDQLFAVQILPERVAAIIIEPVQGDGGFLPAGPAFMQALRRITSQHGILLICDEVQSGFGRTGTMFAFQQLGIKPDLITLAKSLGGGLPISGVVGRAAIMDAPTPGGLGGTYGGNALGCAAALAVLDLFEQENLLQRSCQLGEQLNARLRQLADKYACIGDVRGVGFMQAVEILDFETGRPDAALTQKILDSACQEGLLLIKCGLHRNTIRFLAPLVTTDSQLEEALHIFDIALARATGRLG; from the coding sequence ATGCAGAATGTCATGGCAGAGCAGCAAGCATACTCCGATAACAGCCTGTTACTGGATGCACGCGAGCAGAACGTGCCGCGCGGTGTAGTGACCGCCCATCCGCTGGTGATTGAACGCGCCAGAGGCAGTGAAGTGTGGGACGTTGAGGGCAATCGCTATCTCGACTTTGTTGGCGGCATCGGCGTGCTGAATGTCGGCCACAATCACCCGGCGGTAGTCAATGCGGTAACCCGCCAGCTTGGTCTGGTGTCACACGCCTGTTTTCAGGTGGTGGCCTATCCGGGCTACATCGAGCTGGCGCAGCGGCTGAACAAACTGGTGGGCGGCGATGAGGCGTACAAAAGTGTCTTCTTCACCAGCGGTGCCGAAGCGGTGGAAAATGCGGTGAAGATTGCCCGCTCATACACCCAGCGCCCCGGCATTATCGCGTTTGATGGCGCGTTTCATGGCCGCACCCTGCTGGGCGTTACCCTGACCGGCATGTCCGCGCCATACAAACAGAACTTTGGCCCGTTCCCCGGCGACATCTACCGTCTGCCCTTCCCGAATCCACTGCACGGGGTGACGGAAGCGGACTGCCTGAAGGCGCTGGACCAGCTGTTCGCGGTGCAAATCCTGCCGGAGCGTGTGGCGGCGATTATCATTGAACCGGTTCAGGGCGACGGCGGCTTCCTGCCAGCCGGACCAGCCTTTATGCAGGCGCTGCGTCGCATTACCAGCCAGCACGGCATTCTGCTGATTTGTGATGAAGTGCAGTCCGGCTTCGGACGCACCGGCACGATGTTCGCTTTCCAGCAACTGGGTATCAAACCGGATTTAATCACCCTGGCGAAAAGTCTGGGCGGCGGTCTGCCGATTTCCGGCGTGGTGGGACGGGCGGCGATCATGGATGCGCCCACGCCTGGCGGGTTAGGCGGCACCTACGGCGGCAATGCGCTGGGCTGTGCGGCAGCGCTGGCGGTGCTGGATCTGTTTGAACAGGAGAACCTGCTGCAGCGTTCCTGTCAGCTCGGCGAACAGCTCAATGCCCGTCTGCGACAGCTGGCGGATAAATATGCCTGCATCGGTGACGTGCGCGGCGTGGGCTTTATGCAGGCGGTGGAAATTCTCGATTTCGAAACCGGACGTCCCGATGCGGCGCTGACTCAGAAGATCCTCGACAGCGCCTGTCAGGAAGGCCTGCTGCTGATCAAGTGCGGCCTGCATCGCAACACCATCCGTTTCCTGGCACCGCTGGTCACCACCGACTCACAGCTGGAAGAGGCGCTGCATATTTTCGATATTGCGCTGGCCCGTGCCACTGGCCGGCTGGGTTAA
- a CDS encoding ABC transporter substrate-binding protein: MSKFDNNDADAVNPALTRMITEGSLSRRSLMKILSAGAVMSSGLVGFSGAALADDKPVKGGKLRAAMSNASATDTLDPAKSNNSADYTRQFMFYSGLTELDKNLMAQPALAESVESSDGITWHIKLRKGITFHDGKPLTAKDVIFSLSRHKDPAIASIAFKLADQFKTFSAVNDNEVQLELNSANFDVPYMLATPPFLIVKDGTTDFSKGIGTGPFVCKTFMPGTRTIGTKNPNYYKPGLPHLDEVELIGVTDNAARVNALMSGDLQMVSTLSAADCKRIKASSEFGILESKSGMYTNLIIRTDVKPGNNEDFVLAMKYLQPREMLVKTVLQGYGDVSNDTPVPPWHPLYNADLKPRPLDIEKAKFHIKKAGMAGATVEIITTPNIEGANEGGQMIQQMARGAGLNIKVRRVPYDGYWSSHWMKDPVGYGSINPRPTLDMLFSQFYLSTAPNNESGWKNPQFDQLVVAARGERDQAKRKQMYGDMQTLIYDHCGTIIPTFISSTDGYNKKVKGVEAWPSGMMMGYRFHEFAWLTA; the protein is encoded by the coding sequence ATGAGTAAATTTGATAATAACGACGCTGATGCGGTAAATCCGGCACTGACGCGCATGATCACCGAAGGCTCGCTGTCACGCCGCAGCCTGATGAAGATTCTTTCCGCCGGTGCGGTGATGAGCAGCGGGCTGGTGGGCTTTTCCGGGGCGGCACTGGCGGACGACAAGCCGGTCAAAGGCGGTAAACTGCGGGCGGCAATGTCGAATGCTTCCGCCACCGACACACTCGATCCGGCGAAAAGTAACAACAGCGCGGATTATACCCGTCAGTTTATGTTCTACAGCGGCCTGACCGAACTGGACAAAAACCTGATGGCGCAACCGGCGCTGGCCGAATCAGTGGAATCCAGCGACGGCATCACCTGGCATATTAAACTGCGGAAGGGCATCACCTTCCATGATGGCAAACCGCTGACTGCTAAAGACGTGATCTTCTCACTCAGCCGACACAAAGATCCGGCCATCGCCTCAATCGCCTTTAAGCTGGCCGATCAGTTCAAAACCTTCAGTGCGGTCAATGATAACGAGGTACAGCTGGAGCTGAACAGCGCCAACTTTGACGTCCCTTACATGCTGGCGACGCCGCCATTTTTGATTGTCAAAGACGGCACCACCGACTTCAGTAAAGGCATCGGCACCGGTCCGTTTGTCTGCAAAACCTTTATGCCAGGCACGCGCACCATCGGCACCAAAAATCCCAACTACTACAAGCCCGGTCTGCCGCATCTGGATGAGGTGGAGCTGATTGGCGTCACTGACAACGCGGCGCGTGTCAATGCCCTGATGTCGGGCGATCTGCAGATGGTCTCCACCCTGAGCGCCGCAGACTGCAAACGCATCAAAGCCAGCAGCGAGTTTGGCATACTGGAAAGCAAATCAGGCATGTACACCAACCTGATTATCCGTACCGACGTGAAGCCGGGTAACAACGAAGATTTCGTGCTGGCGATGAAATATCTGCAGCCGCGCGAAATGCTGGTGAAAACGGTACTGCAGGGTTACGGCGACGTCAGTAATGACACTCCGGTTCCGCCGTGGCATCCGCTTTACAACGCCGATCTCAAACCGCGTCCGCTCGATATAGAAAAAGCGAAGTTCCACATTAAAAAAGCCGGCATGGCGGGCGCTACGGTAGAGATCATCACGACGCCCAACATTGAAGGGGCGAACGAAGGCGGGCAGATGATCCAGCAGATGGCGCGCGGGGCAGGGCTGAACATAAAAGTGCGACGCGTGCCGTATGACGGTTACTGGTCTTCGCACTGGATGAAAGATCCGGTGGGATATGGCTCGATAAATCCGCGTCCGACGCTCGACATGCTCTTCTCACAGTTTTATCTCTCTACCGCACCGAATAACGAGTCGGGCTGGAAAAATCCGCAGTTTGATCAGCTGGTGGTCGCCGCGCGCGGAGAACGCGATCAGGCAAAGCGCAAACAGATGTATGGCGACATGCAGACGCTGATTTATGACCACTGCGGCACGATCATCCCGACCTTTATCAGCTCCACCGATGGCTACAACAAAAAGGTCAAAGGGGTCGAAGCCTGGCCGTCAGGCATGATGATGGGCTATCGCTTCCATGAGTTTGCCTGGCTGACCGCCTGA
- a CDS encoding NAD(P)/FAD-dependent oxidoreductase, which translates to MPAPIRYVQDSADFPDSADVVVIGAGIAGAAATWELAKQGVKVVLIEKGLVGAEQSSRNWGWCRQQNRDERELPLIIYALQRWGELNEETGEELGFRRSGLVYATQEESDIAAWDKWNQMAKGYGMRSSILTAEQAKAMTPGSTTNWLGGLSSPTDGHAEPRLAAPGLVAGAQKKGALLFQQCAVRGLDIAAGRVSGVWTERGLIKTSRVICAAGAWTSMFCRRHGIDLPLGNVIGTAFRTQPIEQAIAMPLYTPGFACRPQMDGSYTVSVSGRGRLEPGAQGLRYARQFYPTFKSRRKNLTLNLGLSPFFNGPEAMGGWSFDRESPFERMRILDPAADAKIVEEGLAAMRREYPALANLRLAQSWGGMIDSTPDAIPVISTVAKLPGLVLSAGYSAHGFGIGPGAGRLAADLATDATPIVDPQPYRYSRLVDGSGLDTPGMM; encoded by the coding sequence ATGCCTGCACCGATTCGTTATGTACAGGACAGTGCTGACTTTCCCGATTCCGCCGATGTGGTGGTGATTGGCGCCGGTATCGCCGGTGCCGCCGCCACCTGGGAGCTGGCGAAGCAGGGAGTGAAGGTGGTGCTGATTGAAAAAGGGCTGGTCGGCGCTGAGCAGTCGAGCCGCAACTGGGGCTGGTGCCGCCAGCAAAATCGCGATGAGCGTGAGTTGCCGCTGATTATCTATGCGCTGCAACGCTGGGGTGAGCTAAATGAAGAAACCGGTGAAGAGCTGGGTTTCCGCCGCAGCGGGCTGGTTTACGCCACCCAGGAGGAGTCGGATATCGCAGCCTGGGATAAGTGGAACCAGATGGCGAAAGGCTATGGCATGCGCAGTTCGATTCTCACCGCAGAGCAGGCTAAAGCGATGACGCCCGGTAGCACCACAAACTGGCTGGGCGGTCTCTCGTCGCCGACCGATGGTCATGCTGAGCCGCGCCTGGCCGCACCGGGGCTGGTGGCGGGCGCGCAGAAAAAGGGTGCACTGCTGTTTCAGCAGTGCGCAGTCCGCGGGCTGGATATCGCCGCCGGACGGGTCAGCGGCGTCTGGACCGAGCGCGGTCTGATCAAAACCAGCCGGGTTATCTGTGCCGCCGGGGCCTGGACCTCCATGTTCTGCCGTCGTCACGGCATCGACCTGCCGCTGGGCAACGTGATTGGCACTGCCTTCCGCACGCAGCCTATTGAGCAGGCGATCGCTATGCCGCTCTACACGCCGGGCTTCGCCTGTCGCCCACAAATGGATGGCAGCTATACCGTCTCAGTCTCAGGCCGAGGACGTCTTGAGCCGGGCGCACAGGGGCTGCGCTATGCCCGTCAGTTCTATCCGACCTTTAAAAGCCGCCGCAAGAATCTGACCCTGAATCTCGGCCTGTCACCGTTCTTCAACGGCCCTGAGGCAATGGGCGGCTGGTCATTCGACCGCGAGTCGCCGTTTGAGCGGATGCGCATTCTCGATCCGGCTGCCGATGCAAAAATCGTAGAAGAGGGGCTGGCGGCAATGCGGCGTGAATATCCGGCGCTGGCGAATCTCCGGCTGGCGCAGTCATGGGGCGGCATGATTGACAGTACCCCGGACGCGATTCCGGTGATCTCCACCGTGGCGAAACTGCCGGGACTGGTGCTCTCGGCAGGTTACAGCGCCCACGGCTTCGGTATCGGACCGGGTGCAGGACGACTGGCGGCTGACCTGGCGACCGACGCCACACCCATCGTTGATCCTCAGCCGTACCGCTACAGCCGTCTGGTTGACGGCAGCGGACTTGACACGCCAGGCATGATGTAA
- a CDS encoding ABC transporter permease: MNRYMLFLIARRIGAGILTLLIVSAVVFFITSLLPGDAAQMILGQNATPETVAALRQQLGLDQPLLVRYLHWLTGMVQGDFGISFASHLPVSQLVAQRIPATFELAGITTLICVPLALIIGIIAAMNRGSRLDRALVIGTMATVAVPEFLVATVAVLIFAVKLHWVSAMSFGSPDSDLLSYLKAYALPVLTLCCVLVAQMARMTRAAIINQLDSPYLEMALLKGVSPLRAVLRHALPNAVGPIANAISLSLSYLFGGVIIIETIFSYPGLASQLVDAVSNRDLPVVQLCVMLFAACYLVLLLAADILTIAFNPKWRSA; encoded by the coding sequence ATGAACCGATACATGCTGTTCCTGATTGCCCGGCGCATTGGCGCCGGCATCCTGACGTTGCTTATCGTCTCGGCGGTGGTGTTTTTCATCACCAGCCTGCTGCCGGGTGACGCGGCGCAGATGATCCTCGGCCAGAACGCCACGCCGGAAACGGTGGCGGCGTTACGGCAGCAGCTGGGTCTCGATCAGCCTTTACTGGTGCGCTACCTCCACTGGCTGACGGGTATGGTGCAGGGTGACTTTGGCATCTCGTTTGCCAGCCATCTGCCGGTCTCGCAGCTGGTGGCGCAGCGCATACCCGCCACCTTTGAACTGGCGGGCATCACCACGCTGATCTGCGTACCGCTGGCGCTGATTATCGGCATTATCGCGGCGATGAACCGCGGTTCAAGGCTCGATCGGGCGCTGGTTATCGGCACCATGGCGACGGTGGCCGTGCCGGAGTTCCTGGTCGCGACCGTGGCGGTGCTGATTTTCGCCGTCAAACTGCACTGGGTGTCGGCGATGTCGTTCGGCAGTCCGGACAGCGACCTGCTGAGCTACCTCAAAGCCTATGCGCTGCCGGTGCTGACGCTCTGCTGCGTGCTGGTGGCGCAGATGGCCCGCATGACGCGGGCCGCCATTATCAACCAGCTAGACAGCCCCTACCTGGAGATGGCGCTGCTGAAAGGGGTGTCGCCGCTCCGCGCCGTGCTGCGTCACGCGCTGCCCAACGCGGTCGGACCCATCGCCAATGCGATCTCTCTCAGTCTCTCCTACCTGTTTGGCGGGGTGATCATCATCGAAACCATCTTCAGCTATCCCGGTCTGGCCAGCCAGCTGGTGGATGCGGTCAGCAACCGCGACCTGCCGGTGGTGCAGCTCTGCGTGATGCTGTTCGCCGCCTGCTACCTGGTTCTGCTGCTGGCGGCCGACATTCTGACTATCGCCTTTAACCCGAAATGGAGAAGCGCATGA